The genome window TAAGACTTAACAATATgtacaatatatttatttatttttatgttaattaaaaatcatatcaattgatagtttttaattaattggaagtataaaaaaaattacatgctttttaaacttttcaaaaaaaatattgtccaAGAATGTACTACTACAGCAGGGACTTTTACTTAAACATAGTGTCCAAGAAAACATATAAGAGCATCCAAATACAGCTTACTATTGTAGCAGCAAGATCAACTTGACAGACTACGACCTTAGAGATGTTGATATATAGTTCCTAACTCATAAAGCCTCTGTACATTATGTAAAGGAATTATCTACAGAACTCATCTAGTACTCTATTAGTGACACCTAATtcaaattaagataattaaaaagCCAAAATGCTCGGCCATTATTCACAGTGACCTACCTATATTGTGGTAATGGCTGCTATTTGGTCAAGTCCGTGGCTCAATGGGCAGATGGGGCGGCGCTCAATGAGTAAAACTCTTCTACCTTACAGATGAAATACTGTATCATCCACTCTTTTGACCTAGCTAGATTAGCATCTGTTAATTTTGTCGCCAAATTTAAAAACAAGACCTTGTTGAATAGTAGTTGGATGCATTTTCTAGAATCATCCAATGGGCAATGAGAATCACTAATGACGTGTATCTTGAGATTTAAGACATTACATTTTAGTTAGGATGAGGTTATCCATTTAGCTgcagaggaaaaaaaatctatagaAAGATCTTGCTCAAAGGAATTCAACTAGAAAATTAAAGTATGTGTGCTCCCTCTTGTGAGCATCAACATCACTTAGATTGAGAATTTAGCATAGATATTGGAAAGATTTCAAGTTGGACAAAGGCATTTACAAGTTTAGTACTacttgaagcatttaatgatcCATGGAATATTTACTTGAGATGCTTAGTTTGGTCAGAGAGATTCTTTAAAACCTACTAACTCATCATCAAATCTAGGCAATACCCGCAAAATCTCCTAAAAAAAACTGCCTCGTGCTTCTTCAGTTTCGTGTAACATGGACCATTTACCGCATTCGggataatgaaaaaagaaagaaagaaaaaaaaacaaaagtttccTTCAAGAGAGAAGACGTGGGGAGAGGAAGCATCCAGTGAGATTCATATCATGCAAGGCCCTTGGACACATCATATATGCCCGTTGACATAGCAATAAGTGGTCTATAGACAGATATAATTCCAATTATTCTAATCTATCTCCAACTACTAGTACAGCTTTTTAGAACAACCAACTTTACGAAAAACTAAAGGAAAAccgaaattaatatattattttcttcaacTAGTTCTAAGAATTGGCCTGCCTATTTAAGAACATCTTCTGAGATTCTGGTATGCATTGCCAGCACTGTCTACTCCTTTCTGCCCATTCTTCCCTCCTTACCCACTTTCTTCATTTATGGCTCTCTGAACCTGTCCATTCCTTTTTAATTCTAATAACAACACCCTTTTCAGCACTTCactcttataatatatattattatcatcTCCTCTCTTCTTATTAAAGAGTTccgttcctttttatttttcaaaaataaaaataaaaatgtgggCTCTTTTTCTTGGAGCATTGGTTATTATAGGCATAACACATTGGGTTTATAGATGGAGAAATCCTAGTTGCAATGGCAAACTCCCTCCAGGTTCAATGGGTTTCCCCCTTCTGGGTGAGACCCTTCAGTTTTTCTCCCCTAACACCAATTCTGGAATTCCTCCTTTCATCAAGCAGAGAATGAAAAGGTAtatataagtgttttttttattctcaactAAAATAGAAACATTCTTCTAAAGAAGTAAACTTACATATGATCATCCATTTTGAGTTTTTCAGGTATGGACCAATCTTCAAGACCAACTTGGTTGGACGACCAGTTGTAGTATCAACGGACCCTGATCTTAATCACTTCATCTTCCAACAAGAGGGGCAAGTGTTCCAAAGCTGGTACCCAGACACATTCACAGAAATCTTTGGGCGACAAAATGTTGGCTCCTTACATGGGTTTATGTATAAGTACCTTAAGAACATGGTGCTCAATCTGTTTGGTCCTGAAAGCCTTAAAAAGATGCTCCCAGAACTTGAACAAACAACGTGCAGAACATTAGAGCAGTGGTCATGTGAGAACAGTGTTGAATTGAAGGAAGCAACAGCAAGGGTAACATTATTACGCTAACTTCTCTTGTTTTCATCTGTCTCCCTTTTCTATTCCATGTATCTCTAATATGGTTTGCTATGTATATGCTCTCCCATGCAGATGATATTTGATTTGACCGCGAAAAAACTCATCAGTTATGATTCAACAAAGTCCTCGGAGAATTTAAGGGAAAACTTTGTTGCATTTATCCAAGGACTCATCTCCTTCCCCCTAGACATTCCAGGAACAGCTTATCACAAATGCCTGCAGGTAAGTACATCATCCACCAACACTAGTCATTAATTTTACCTCACCTCATGCTATGTGGCTTCCTTCATTGAAATTTCTGCCACTATAAAAACACCTTCAAGTgtataattgtttaattcacTTTCGGTGGATCCTACAATATTACATGAATTTAAGAACTTCAACAAATTTTCTTTCTAACAACGTAACTAGTATTATAGACTAGTAaacccaaaaacaaaacaaaagatatcatCCTAGAGGATTGACCATATCATACAAAATAGTTTCTTTTGATAATGCCAGCAAAGATTGAAAAGCagcatttgtttgttttgtttggtgATATTTCTCAGGGTAGGAAAAGGGCAATGAAGATGCTGAAGAACATGCTGCAGGAAAGACGGAGAATGCAAAGGAAAGAGCAAACAGATTTCTTTGACTATGTTGTTGAAGAACTTAAGAAAGAGGGAACAATCCTCACTGAAGCGATCGCCCTGGACCTCATGTTTGTGCTCCTCTTTGCAAGCTTTGAAACCACTTCTCTCGCTCTCACTTATGCCATAAAATTACTCTCGGACAATCCCGTAGTGCTCAAGCGATTACAAGTAagtatatatgttaaaaatattattaaaacctAATTTcatggctttttcttttttacgtcCCTCGTGTTTTGACTCTATACTAAAATGAAAAGACCCTTGGTATTGTGCCTTTTAGGAAGAACATGAAGCCATCCTCAAACAACGTGAAGATCCTAACTCCGGAGTCACGTGGAAAGAATACAAATCAATGACATTCACATTTCAGGTGGATcaataatttcttcattatatatattttttcttcttaatgttAATTTCTACGTGTACATATCTCATTTAAAAGTCCGTGACGATTTGCAGTTCATAAATGAAACCGTGAGACTCGCAAATATTGTTCCAGGAATCTTCCGAAAGGCACTGagggaaattaattttaagggtATGCCGTATGTGATTGCTTGCTTGTATGCACAAATATCATTCATTTTACGAAAAGTACAGTTTTTGATATATGGCTTTAAATTTGATACACAACCAATTATTGGACTAGTtagaaaattcaatttattaaatttaaatactagAATGTATAAGTCCATGAGTGCACTCACGCATAGCTTGTATTTTAAGTAAGGGAAAAGCGCACA of Glycine soja cultivar W05 chromosome 1, ASM419377v2, whole genome shotgun sequence contains these proteins:
- the LOC114424420 gene encoding cytochrome P450 87A3-like, whose translation is MWALFLGALVIIGITHWVYRWRNPSCNGKLPPGSMGFPLLGETLQFFSPNTNSGIPPFIKQRMKRYGPIFKTNLVGRPVVVSTDPDLNHFIFQQEGQVFQSWYPDTFTEIFGRQNVGSLHGFMYKYLKNMVLNLFGPESLKKMLPELEQTTCRTLEQWSCENSVELKEATARMIFDLTAKKLISYDSTKSSENLRENFVAFIQGLISFPLDIPGTAYHKCLQGRKRAMKMLKNMLQERRRMQRKEQTDFFDYVVEELKKEGTILTEAIALDLMFVLLFASFETTSLALTYAIKLLSDNPVVLKRLQEEHEAILKQREDPNSGVTWKEYKSMTFTFQFINETVRLANIVPGIFRKALREINFKGYTIPAGWAVMVCPPAVHLNPAKYHDPLAFNPWRWEGVELHGASKNFMAFGGGMRFCVGTDFTKVQMAMFIHSLLTKYRWRPIKGGNILRTPGLQFPNGFHVQIMEKDQRKQEPEYTTTN